A genome region from Bufo gargarizans isolate SCDJY-AF-19 chromosome 2, ASM1485885v1, whole genome shotgun sequence includes the following:
- the LOC122925419 gene encoding olfactory receptor 6-like: MTTVTEFFIVGFQSSRYLKIYLISLILMVYCGTLCGNLLIITLVSTSKNLHVPMYFFISQLSITDIFLTANIVPTMIHILLNNGATITIISCMTQFYVFGTTEVSECLLLTVMSYDRYVAICNPLLYSSIMTKNRCVTLAAMCWVLSFFLSFIETLFTSKLTFCGPNVIDHFFCDLVPLMKIACSGLYTMELVNYILTFPVLLSQITIIIISYTNIIVTILRFQSRISRQKAFSTCSSHLIVVIIFFVTLLSVYIFPTEGQTLNTSKLLSLLYTVFTPFINPIIYSLRNKEIKKSLQEIFNKLITKRGKMLKRTITKSI, translated from the coding sequence ATGACTACGGTCACTGAGTTTTTCATTGTAGGATTTCAAAGCAGCCGTTATTTAAAAATTTACTTAATCTCTCTCATCCTGATGGTATATTGTGGGACACTATGTGGGAACCTCCTGATCATCACCCTGGTGTCCACCAGCAAGAACCTCCATGTCCCAATGTACTTCTTCATCTCACAGTTGTCTATTACTGATATCTTCTTAACTGCAAATATTGTCCCCACCATGATCCACATCCTACTGAATAATGGGGCGACCATTACCATTATTAGTTGTATGACACAATTTTATGTTTTTGGTACTACAGAAGTATCTGAATGTCTTCTTCTCACAGTGATgtcttatgacagatatgtggccATCTGTAATCCCCTCCTCTATTCTTCTATCATGACAAAAAACCGCTGTGTGACATTGGCTGCCATGTGTTGGGTGTTaagtttctttttgtcatttattgaaaCCTTATTTACATCAAAGCTGACGTTTTGTGGACCAAATGTCATTgaccatttcttctgtgatttagtTCCCTTAATGAAAATTGCCTGTTCTGGGCTGTATACTATGGAGTTAGTTAACTATATACTGACCTTTCCTGTACTCCTGAGCCAAATCACAATAATTATCATATCTTATACTAATATTATTGTCACCATCTTGCGGTTTCAGTCCAGAATCAGTAGACAGAAAGCCTTCTCCACTTGTAGCTCCCACCTCATTGTAGTCATCATATTCTTTGTTACATTACTGAGTGTTTACATTTTCCCAACAGAAGGACAAACCCTGAATACTAGTAAACTCCTAtctctgctgtatactgtatttacTCCATTCATCAACCCCATCATATACAGTCTGAGGAATAAGGAAATCAAAAAATCTCTGCAGGAAATATTCAATAAATTAATCACAAAAAGAGGGAAAATGCTAAAAAGGACCATAACAAAAAGTATTTAA